agttCACCTGGATTAGGTGGCGTCCAAGTAGCTTCAATTGGAACTAAGTGTTTGCAAGGCCTATGTTTCACTcgaaagaaattcaaaattcgcaAATCATCTAAGGCATTATGCATATGGCCGTTCATTCTGATTGAGTTATCACAAATTACCTGATGAACCCGTCCCTTACATTCAAGCCAACGGACCCGCATGTTCTCATAATAAGCCTTGTTGCGCAACTTCCATAATTCagtaactattgcaagatttgcaacaagccatAGATCCTTTATCATCCTACTCCGCCCTTTTGCAACCTTGTAAGAGGCCACAAGATCTTCTTTCGGTTGAAGATTAAAAATATCAGCTGCCCAATTCCAAATCTTCTTAGCAATTTTacaatgccaagtaatatggctgaCATCTTCACAATCCCCCTACACAAGCGACACAaagaaggcatctccctacctgtcttcCTCATAATAGTATCATCAGTAGCACAACATTGCTTATGAAATAACTTCCAGTACTGAAAACTTAAAGTAGGATGCACAACACTTCTCGAGAATAAAGCTGCAGTTGGCGAAACTTCTACAGGCTCCCTGATGGCAGCCTTAGCCGACTTGACAGAAAACACACCCTTGCtatccaagtcccaaattttgtaaccatctccaccaccaataagaggcaaattttcaacatcaatattgcatcgtaTCATCAATTacttagtctttggaggaataacccaagagccatcaacaataatatcactaaccttggccttaaaatcattagggccttttttagtgatgccaagtctttgcgaaattgaaaaatcagcacaccaattatcaaaaaataaggaagtattagcaccattacctataattgagcgtgtatgtctttgcacaaaattatgcaccaatctgattcctgaaaaaaccgaagaacccaacttataatcaatcaagttgccattaACCTTGAAATACTTTTCCTTCAAGAATCTTGCCCAAGTCTTATCCGAATCACGAatcgaaacccacaacttcataagcatggccctattaacatcaaCCAACTTCTTAAGACCAATCCCACCTTCACGCCTAGAACGACAAAGATCAGCATAAAGAACCGTAAAGTATTTACGCTTCTCAGCATCGCCAGACCACAGGAAATTTCGAATGGCTCGTTCAACTGTTTTGATAGCCGTGCAAGGCCATTTATACACAGCCATGGAATGAAGCAAATAActagaaatcactgatttaatcaaaactagccgagcctgaaaggacaagagcttacccttccaacctgccagcttatccataatcttctccattacttgtcgaacatgaatatgacgcacaataccaggctttaattggattcccaaatactTATCTGGGAATAATGCCCTTTCCATGCCCATAAAATTTGCAATAACAACATCACGAGAATGTCTGTCTCCACCATAATAGAATTTGCTTTTGGCATAACTAACATATTGCCCAGAGGCACGTTGATACataccaagcatctccttcaaatgctgcaaactatgaagattacctttacataaaataagaatatcatccgcaaagagcaAATGAGTTGGCGCCACACCTTTCTTGCTCACCATATGGTGCATTCTTCTTGCTGCAAACAACTTAGATAGATTGcggctcaaaacatcttcaataagaacaaaaatcaaaggtgaaataggatcaccttgacgcagccctctagtgatactgaaaaaaccttcaggacTACCATTAATCATGATAGAAATCCGAGCAGAGTTAAGAATATTAAGCAGCCACGAGCACCATgcatcagaaaaaccatattgacgaaaaacttcaacaacaaactcccaactaaccgtgtcaaaagcttgggctATATCCAGTTTTAGGCTAACATTATCATGCTTCCTTTCCacactaatctcattgatcagttccgacgccaaagctatgttctcatgaatgtttcttcccttcataaacgccacttgctcttcagaaatcaatttattcaGCACAGTAACAAGTCTGGTagccataatctttgtaatgatcttgaagaagaagttgcttaaaccaattggcctataatCCTTAATAGCATCAGATTTGTTATTCTtggggattagaacaataaaactagagttaatgccgtTAGGAATTTTCCGCATtgcccaacagtttgcaatagcattaaaaagatctctcgaaataatgttccaacaaattctaaagaaagaacctgtaaaacCATCAGGGCCAGGAGCAGAATCAGCGCCCAGATCAAAAACAGCTTCCTTAACTTCATCCAAAGATGGAATAGCATCCATAAAAGCACTTTCAGCAGCGGAGATGCTGTCATGTTCATAATCAAACAACTTTGGATCAATGTGCACAGCTCCACCATTGAATTTTGCACGGTAGTGATCAACAATGTAATCctttatttcatcctgcaaaaacaaagtagagttaaTAGAAATCTTCAATTCAGAGATTGTGTTCAGGCTCCTCCTCATACGAATGGAGTTGTGGAAAAACCGAGTGTTTtgatcaccatcctccaaccaacTAGTTCTCGATTTTTGCTTAAGCATAACTGCCAGTTCATTCCGCACCTCATCAACAACTTTCCTAGCATCATCAACCTTCAAAAACTGCATCTCACAACTAACATTCTGATCCagaatatcattctccttatcaagattcaattccgcttgttTTAAGCGAAACTTAACATCTCCAAACAccgttctattccaaatcttcaatgCATCTTCCAGTCTCTTCAACTTAGACGTGAAACGAAAGGAGGCGCACCATCCAGCCTAGCACTCCAAATATCCTTTACAAAATCCAAAAAAGATGGGTGAGAAAGCCACAttttctgaattctaaaaggagccctatttggccttggactatcaaaagcaaaaccaaagaGAGGGGAATGATCAGAGCAAATTCGAGGCATAGCTTTGCACCTCCAGTTAGCAAACTTATCATGCCAAGCATCATTAATAACATccctatcatgtttagaaacAATTCTATGAATACCACTCTGACAATTAGACCAAGTGtatttcttcccaatagcatcagcttccaccaaaccattgtcGGAAATCCAACTTCGAAACTCATTCATAAATATTTCTTTTATTGGCCTTCCACCCTTCTTTTCATCTAAATgcaaaacacaattaaaatcacccaacacCAACCACGGGATGGAAATAAATCTCAACCCCAATTGCCGCCAAAGAGACCTCCTTGCCACCGCATCAGAAGAAGCATGCACAGCCGTGATATAATTACCataaaaatccaaagtgatagcctGTTTTGAAGAAGATAAAACATTCGGCCTTGCTAGAGaattcctccaaaagacccaTATGTTACCTCTCTGACCATGCACCTCATTagtgataacatcttcacaaaaatcaagcaaatttaagttcctaacaaaacgtgtagtgcaacgaacctgcGGCTCCGCAATACAAATAACATCAGGATTGTGCAAGCGATAGAGCTCActcaacttggcccttgcaccatatttatccaagccttgagcattccaataaaagACCCGCATTAATTAACTCTTTTCTTcgaagggcttgccgaaccctgtctgGAAGATTTTCCACCTCGTGTTTGAACTTGACTAACATTTGCTACAGTAATTGTCTTCTTCTTAGGAActcttgattttttctttttgtcagcCAATTCCTTCTTCTCACATTCATCTAGATCCTTATCAGCAAGTAACTCCAAATTCATTGCATCCTCTTCAACTATTTTGGAAGTGTTTGTTGCTACCATATCCACCACATCAGCAACTTCGTCATCAGTTTCAATAACTACCTTATCAATTTCTTCGGTCCCAGTTTCAAACCTATTAGAAAGTGTTAAGTTCTCTAAAGATTTTGCTGGAGTAGATCTTCTTGAAGTTTTAGTGGCCTCACTAAAACTAGCTTCATCATGAGCATCCATAGTAGTCGGATTATTAACTTGGGTGTGTTGCAAATCTAAAACCTTCTTCCTCAAATTCTCTAGCATTGTTTTAGCAATATCCTGTTAAATTTTGGCGACTTCGGCATCATCCTCACGTTGCCTGGCTGTCTCTTTCATGGCCTCATAATTCTTATAAGCTTCCATCTCCTGCATCTCCAAATTGGTATCATCTTCCTTGCAAAAATTATCGTGCACAATTTCCGCAAGTGCCGCACCAACACTACGCAAAACTGATTCAACATCCTCATTGCGGACAGATTCCGCATCATCATTATGCATCCCAGGCAAAGCCTCACCACCATCGTTTGCATCATCTCTGCATTGTTTGGATAGGCCACCACCCTCCATGAGTTGCACAGAATGTACAGCACTTTCATTGCGAACTCCAGCTAATGAAGCACCATCATTATGCGGCTCGGACGATGCTGCACCATCATTATGCATCTCCGAATCGTTACCATTTTCACCCAATTGTCCACCAGAACTATCACTATGCTCGGGAAAAATTGTGCGTTTACCAGTAGCCATCTGAAGAattgaattcttcttcttcatagttTTGGGATCATCTTCAGGTTTCTTAGGTTGGTCCTTTTCCAAGATTGGAGCATCATCTGGCAAATTCTTCTTACCTTTAGGAATTCGTTCTTTTTGCCAGAAATTCTAAAGATCATCCATATCAGCTTCaattgattttttaatctcaggaTCAGTTTCTACATCAGCCTtgtccttcaaatcatcaaacttttttgttctacaatcagattttttatgGCCGATAGATTTGCAGTAATCACAAAAGCTTGGCCTGTTTAAAATTTCATAATCTTGAACAAAGATTTCGtcattctcttcaccatcaatcaaaatccttcctAAAGGTTGAGAGAAATCTATGTCAATCAAAGCAGCAAcaaagtaaccatattcatggcgcaaagtacgcggatcaacagaaaccggcttaccaagccctcttgccattctaaaaatcgtctcttcatcccaaaacttCATTGGCAAAGCcgtgaaacgaacccaaactgcagctctagtaatcttatctttcccaggatcaaacataggcgtccatggatgaattttaagctgCTGAAATCATGTTGCAGATTTAATCTTCCACGGACCATCGTAGCTTACACGTTttcgatcatcttcattgtctagcttaataacaaagtatcccttcttccatggaataaattgaaccgaaccagataacttccattgattcaataacTCTCttttaacatcttcaaattttagggttttgaaaaatacCAAACGGCCAACCAAACTAAATCTCCACACAGCCTTAATCCTTGTGTGAGTCTCTCGTGGGATCttaatcaaaacatcattgtttgTTGTAGAACGAATTGGAGGATGAGAGAGTGTTTCAGCATCAATCCTTGATAAAACATGTGTTCTCTTCTTTAATATAGCCGCATAAGAGCCTTCCATATGCACGCCTTGACTACCATCTTCATGCGGTTGCCTAAACGTGTTATGATTGCCGTCTTCCTTCTGATTCCTAAACGCGTTAGGATTTCCATCTTCGTGCTGCCTCCCAAACTCGGATGAATTATGGTTCATAGCATTAGGGTTTGCAGCGTTATTCCTAGGGATATAGATACTTTTTGATCGAGATTGATTCCATATCCTTTTAGATTGATTATCTTGACGATTGTTAAAAACAGGCGGATTATTGTCTTGATTTTGCGCCATTAGAGCGCAAAATCATAAGAAACCTAAAGAACGCAAAAGAGAAAAGAGAGGGAAAAAAAACCGGAGCTTCCCACGTGAAACCCTAGAGTTTTCACTTTTATTTTTGCTTGGAGGTAGCAATATACATATAGGTAACCTGGGTACCATTTTGCTTGAGCCTTGAGGTGTTAAAAAGTGAAATGGTAATTTCCTTCGTAAAAGTTACAGTAGTGATTCAGTAAAGTCCGTAACAACATTTCTATAAAACCCCCGGCGTTGCCCTAATAACTCAAATCCCATTCTCCTCCTCCTTATAATCAAACCTCAGCGCCTCCTTTCCTcgtctaaaaccctaatttggtaaaCGAATCATCTTCCTCTCCTCAATCTTGTTTTTTCATTACCCTAATTTCTCTGCTGTTCTTCTTTTAGGGTttggattcatttttttttttttttttgatttgcagTGATAAGATTATAATTGTTATTTAAGAATGTCAGATGATGAAGTAGGAAAGGATGAGAAAGAGTTGGATCTTTCTTCTCCTGAAGTTGTAACTAAATACAAATCTGCTGCTGAGATTATCAACAGTAAGCTCTCTCACCctctttttagggttttagcttgttttttgttttctggtTGTCTTTTTTTATTTGCTAATGGATGGTTTTGTTGATGTGTGTTGTAGAGGCATTGCAGTTGGTGTTAACAGAATGTAAACCTAAAGTTAAGATTGTTGATTTATGTGAGAAAGGAGATGCATTTATCAGAGAGtaagtttttttttcctgaagGCTATGTTTGGATATTtggagttgtttttttttttctttttaagataTTAATGATgggtttttttcttgatttttaaaAGGCAAACTGGGAAATTGTATAAGaatacgaagaagaagattgaaagAGGTGTTGCATTTCCTACATGTATCTCAGTTAATAATACTGTATGTCATTTCTCACCACTTGCTAGTGATGGAACTCTTCTGGAAGAAGGTGACATCTTAAAGAtgtgagtgtttttttttttctagtatGATGATGTTTATTGGTTTATACGTTTGGTTAAGGTTTGATAATAATGggtttgttttatttgttttttattacAGTGATATGGGTTGCCATATTGATGGGTTTATTGCTGTTGTTGCACATACTCATGTTCTTCAAGAAGGACCAGTTACTGGTAGAGCAGCTGATGTTATTGCTGCAGCCAATACTGCAGCTGAAGTAGCATTGAGGCTTGTTAGACCTGGCAAAAaggtaaaaaatttcattttactGATTGTGCAACTAGAATCTAATTATTCATGTTATTTGTGATGTACTTTCATACTCTTAATATTTTTTCTGTTTATCTCTTTAGTCAAGGGGATGTGATTCGTCTAAGTGATGTCACAGATCTTAGCTATGGATGAATTTCCAAATGAGGCTTTATGTCATAGTTACCCTGATAGATGAATCACATTTTTTGTCTTCCTTTTCATGTGTATCAATCATTATATTAGGACTAGCTTAGGTTGTAACTTGTTTGTTCTAGTTTACCGTGTGCTTTATTTATGAAGGCAACTTTGCCGAGGTGATCAGGATAATATTGATTTCCTCTTTTTCCCTGTTGCCTACATTGATCTGGCTatgatttgttttttttggggACAATCAAATGCGAATTTGTTTTCCAACATCTTTTCATAGTGAATATTTTAGCTGTGGAACTTTTGTGTTACTGTATGTTTTTCTACAAAGAATTTCACAACTAATGCATATTAGGACCGCATATTGGTTTTTCCCTTCTGAAGGGGCAACTTTGCCGAGGTTATCAATATCTATTTGGTTTCCTCTTTTCCCCTGTTGCCTATACATATTGCTTGGCTATACTTTGATCTCTGGGGTCATCGATGTTTTGGTGGTTGACCGTAGTGTTTTGTAGCCAAATATATTCTTGTTATCATACACAAAAATTTGCTGGATGTGTTTATTAGATGTTATCACCTTTTGGTAGGTGCAACTTTGCCGAGGTCATCAATATTCATTTGATTTCCTCTTTTTCCCTGTTGCGAATATTTTACTTGGCTATTCTATATGATTTTTGGGCAAACTTATTTTAGATAGTTTGTCTAGTCTTATTTGTTGCCAATATATTTGTTTGTGAATGCATgctagtcctagttgggtttctGTGATCCGATGAACACAGATAGGCGGGCAACTTTGCCGAGGTTATCAATTACATTTGGTTTCCTCTTTTTCCCTGTTGCCAATATTCTAGTTGGCTATGTTTGATTAGGTGAGCAATCTTGTCTTTGTTGGTTGAGACATTTCTTTCGTAGCCGAAATTGTTTGCCAGGGACACGCTAGGGAATCGAGTATAGACTCTTGAAAGAGAAATTAGACTTTAATAAGTTTTACCAGTCTTGCGTCATTTGTTTTCAAgtggttgtgttttttttttctgccaCCTTTCATTGTTTGCATCCTGAAAAAGTTTTGCTGAACATGATCTATCTAAATGATGAAAACTCTAAATTGCTATGGAGCATGCTCCAATTAAGCTTTTTTTTTGTCATAGTTACGCTGATAGAAGGTTGTGTTTTTGCCTTAACATTGTCATTCACCCTTTTTTTATAGGTTCTAACTTTGTTTATCGAGTGAATGAGTTTTTGTATGATATGCATCAGGGGGTTAGTAAGTTGTCAAGTGTCTTTATTAGTTGTGCCCTAGTGATGACTACTTAACAGAAGCTATGGGTTTGACATCCAAGTGAGGCTCTTTTGTCATAGTTACTCTGATGGGGCAAGTTGATATGATTTTCTTAGTACAGGGCGAAGCTCTTTGTTGTCTTGATGTGCGAGTCTTAATCCTTGATAATTCCTTATGATTCAGAAAAGTTTCACGTATATTGCAATCTAATCTCGAATTTATATAGTGATTATTCATGTTCTGCCATTATCATGTTCTGTTTACTGATCTATTTTTTTAATGCTATGGCAGAATAAAGAAGTAACTGAAGCTATTCAGAAGGTTGCTGCTGCCTATGACTGCAAAATTGTTGAAGGTGTGCTCAGCCATCAGCTCAAGCAGTTTGTGATAGATGGAAACAAGGTTGTACTCAGTGTTCCAGGTCCCGAAACCAGAGTCGATGATGCAGAATTTCAGGAGAATGAAGTTTACGCAATTGATATAGTTGCCAGCACAGGAGAAGGCAAGGTAAGGACACTTGATCCTTTGAACTTTATTCATTCTTCCAAGTTTATTCTGCTAATAAATCTGCTTATTCTAATACAATCTGCAATTGTCAAAACATTGCAGCCTAGGCTGTTAGACGAAAGGCAAACTACTGTCTACAAGAGAGCGGTGGGGGAGAGTTATCAGTTGAAGATGAAAGCATCTAGGTTCATTTTCAGCGAAATTAATCAGAACTTCCCCATCATGCCGTTTTCAGCAAGGTTTGGCTTTCTTGTCCGATTTTCTGACAACTTTGTTCTGCATAAGTtactttttagatattttattctCTTTACACAGCATTGATgtagttttctttttgttatctCCTCCTCGTAGGGCTTTGGAAGAGAAGCGTGCCCGGCTGGGATTAGTTGAATGTGTGAACCATGAACTTTTGCAGCCATACCCTGTACTTCATGAGAAGCCTGGTAATGATATGTTCAAGTTTTAAGTTGAATTTTTGTTCACAATCGCGTGAATCAGTTTTTTATTCACGTTCAATATTAAAATAGTTCGGCATCCTATTTTGGGGCTCATACTACTGGCTATATGCAGGGGATCTTGTTGCACATATCAAATTTACAGTTCTGTTAATGCCCAATGGTTCCGATAGAATCACATCTCATGCTCTTCAAGAAGTGCAGCCAACAAAGACGTTGGATGAGGAACCTGAAATCAAGGCTTGGTTAGCTTTGGCCACAAAGTCGAAAAAGAAAGGAggtggaaagaagaagaaaggtatgTTGTAAAAGTTCTCTACTGAATGTATAATCTTTTTCCTTGAAAACATTCTGCACTGAATGTAAAATCTAATTTCATCGTATTAATAAGTGCtgcctttttgtttttgttgatgacACAGGTAAGAAGGGTGATAAGGCTGAGGAGTCTACTGAAGCTGAACCTATGGATGCAACAACTGCTTCCCAAGAATGATAGTTTTTCCAAATTTTGTAGGTTCCCCATGTTTAAATGACCAGGGTTTTTTGCGTTTGGTACTGTGTTTTAGGGTGTGATGAATGTTTAGCTTGTCCATTCTAATATTTGAGTACTAGATCTCAACTGTTTATTCTGTTGTTTGTCAAAAGCTTCAAGTCTGTTTAAGTTACATTAGTTCCCATACTTAAACATCAAATACATAACTGTGCACCCTTGACACCTCCTTGATTTTCATATTGTTTTATGCTTATATGGAACTGTTGGACTGGAACagtcaaaataataataattctggtGAGCTCAAATATACCTAAATATGAAAAAATGATTTTCAATTTTCCGGCCATAATTCTGGTGAGCTCAAATAATAATTCAAGAGTAGGGTACTTTTACTTTGGAAAAGAATTTCATGAAtatgttttctgttttttttcttctgctaaaGATATGCAACCCTAAGTGGCTAAA
This portion of the Papaver somniferum cultivar HN1 chromosome 11, ASM357369v1, whole genome shotgun sequence genome encodes:
- the LOC113323150 gene encoding ERBB-3 BINDING PROTEIN 1 → MSDDEVGKDEKELDLSSPEVVTKYKSAAEIINKALQLVLTECKPKVKIVDLCEKGDAFIREQTGKLYKNTKKKIERGVAFPTCISVNNTVCHFSPLASDGTLLEEGDILKIDMGCHIDGFIAVVAHTHVLQEGPVTGRAADVIAAANTAAEVALRLVRPGKKNKEVTEAIQKVAAAYDCKIVEGVLSHQLKQFVIDGNKVVLSVPGPETRVDDAEFQENEVYAIDIVASTGEGKPRLLDERQTTVYKRAVGESYQLKMKASRFIFSEINQNFPIMPFSARALEEKRARLGLVECVNHELLQPYPVLHEKPGDLVAHIKFTVLLMPNGSDRITSHALQEVQPTKTLDEEPEIKAWLALATKSKKKGGGKKKKGKKGDKAEESTEAEPMDATTASQE